A genomic segment from Methanomicrobia archaeon encodes:
- a CDS encoding radical SAM protein, translated as MPANFLDLHIVDFCQLNCKHCYLNKGNSVMPRDMLRAICADFLTTDFPLPESTIILSGGEPMLHPNFIEACCIVRKLNGHITLSTNGILIPQYIHTFQKNDGIQVSVDGDEKAHDFIRGKGSYKKAVRALKLLNAYGIRHSLSFTINQTNKHCIDRIIDLCVETGASTLNFNIYQPVRDSDLRPIGYMEWIELRNYVEMRAEREEIYLPEGCIEGGCIARILGLSVLPDGTYWDCSRHQNVIGKYPQPIKDVLLWDNIKEHKPVNPFETCCKYLEW; from the coding sequence ATGCCTGCGAACTTCCTTGACCTGCACATCGTGGACTTCTGTCAATTGAATTGCAAACACTGCTATCTGAACAAGGGCAATAGCGTGATGCCCCGAGATATGCTCAGAGCCATCTGCGCAGATTTCCTTACCACTGATTTTCCACTGCCAGAGAGCACAATCATCCTCAGTGGAGGTGAACCTATGCTCCATCCAAATTTTATCGAGGCATGCTGTATCGTGAGGAAGCTGAATGGCCATATAACACTGAGCACAAATGGCATTTTGATACCACAATACATCCACACGTTTCAGAAGAATGACGGAATACAGGTGAGCGTGGATGGGGACGAGAAGGCACATGATTTCATCCGTGGTAAGGGCAGCTATAAAAAAGCGGTAAGGGCTTTGAAATTGCTGAATGCGTATGGGATACGCCATTCTCTCTCGTTTACCATCAATCAAACGAACAAGCACTGCATTGACCGCATCATAGACCTCTGTGTTGAAACGGGAGCGTCTACACTCAATTTCAATATCTATCAGCCTGTGCGTGATAGCGACTTGAGACCCATTGGCTATATGGAATGGATAGAGCTGAGGAACTACGTTGAGATGCGAGCAGAAAGGGAAGAGATATATTTACCGGAAGGTTGTATAGAAGGAGGATGCATAGCCAGAATATTAGGTTTGAGCGTTCTTCCCGATGGCACCTACTGGGACTGTTCTCGTCACCAGAATGTGATCGGGAAATATCCGCAGCCGATAAAGGATGTTCTACTGTGGGATAATATTAAGGAGCACAAGCCCGTCAATCCCTTTGAGACGTGCTGTAAATATTTGGAGTGGTGA
- a CDS encoding radical SAM protein encodes MVENYLALHVTNDCQLHCEHCYFRNYTTESIEIPLETVINLCEDFLSTDFPLKGYSIIITNGEPLLYSKFEQLCNRIREFQGHLRLSTNGILVPKYIDVFEQNDGIMVSIDGDREIHDKIRGKGSYDKAIKALECLKEHGVRHSIGFMLCRWNKHCIDHVIELCQRYDCTTMNFMPYQSFYKMLGKTVRFTEWLKAKEYVGSKHTKTLVTCVETGCVAGIYGLAVTPDLKYWDCPRHQETIGRYPQSIRTVIRNPEEMMNPFETCCKYLRW; translated from the coding sequence ATGGTTGAAAACTACTTAGCTTTGCACGTTACGAATGACTGCCAGTTGCACTGTGAGCACTGTTATTTCCGAAATTACACAACTGAATCTATCGAAATACCTTTGGAAACAGTAATAAATCTTTGTGAGGATTTCTTGAGTACCGATTTTCCTCTTAAGGGATATAGCATAATCATTACCAATGGCGAGCCTCTGCTGTATTCCAAATTCGAGCAGCTTTGCAACAGGATTAGGGAATTTCAGGGTCACTTAAGATTGAGCACGAACGGGATACTCGTGCCAAAGTACATAGACGTTTTTGAGCAGAACGATGGAATAATGGTCAGTATTGACGGTGATCGAGAAATACATGACAAAATCCGTGGTAAAGGGTCTTATGACAAGGCAATAAAAGCGCTGGAATGTTTAAAGGAACATGGAGTCAGACACTCGATAGGATTCATGCTGTGCAGATGGAACAAACACTGCATTGACCATGTTATCGAGCTCTGTCAGAGATACGACTGCACGACGATGAATTTCATGCCCTATCAATCATTTTATAAGATGTTGGGCAAAACAGTGAGATTTACTGAATGGCTGAAAGCAAAAGAATACGTGGGCAGTAAGCACACTAAAACGCTCGTGACTTGCGTGGAGACGGGCTGCGTTGCCGGTATCTACGGGCTAGCGGTCACTCCGGACCTGAAGTACTGGGACTGCCCAAGGCATCAAGAAACAATAGGCAGGTATCCACAGTCGATCCGAACGGTAATAAGGAACCCAGAGGAGATGATGAATCCGTTTGAGACGTGTTGCAAATATTTAAGGTGGTGA
- a CDS encoding twin-arginine translocation signal domain-containing protein, producing MMHGRIGFAEGSRLVEAKRMQGRFEEGEREGDGGNDDEEAYKSDFGIGKRALTRRRFVKTSAAVGAAVAGIPFNLTAITDIALKEEGELLMYPVIYDFKYELVRKLPFKRFISIELFGCILNCMQDPMKFVTFKNMVPIRKSIDQITYLLLNLGDDAPSTMVVIGGGEPLLQKEEVLKLTESIKTNTDYAVMLATNGPHLDENFIDEANELNLDGIMIYYPYLVDGGYKWYAGYDNEDMITALKLVSKNFEGLQLVSLSPWLDTVTFENVCKFLCKINPNFLIKIFFHPRYPSHTEEEWKSRYNTAKRIAWRSSLRVEQTRDFSIQSKSITYLMEEDENDNVKLIKRKEWIKNKGSDESWLKTT from the coding sequence ATGATGCATGGACGTATAGGCTTTGCAGAGGGATCAAGATTGGTGGAGGCAAAGAGAATGCAGGGAAGATTTGAGGAGGGGGAAAGGGAAGGGGATGGCGGAAACGATGACGAAGAAGCGTACAAAAGTGATTTTGGAATCGGAAAGCGTGCGCTCACCAGGCGTCGATTTGTCAAAACAAGTGCCGCTGTTGGTGCTGCGGTTGCCGGTATCCCTTTTAATTTGACTGCCATAACCGATATAGCGTTGAAAGAGGAGGGGGAATTGCTCATGTATCCAGTAATCTACGATTTTAAATATGAGTTGGTAAGAAAACTACCTTTTAAACGCTTTATTAGTATTGAACTTTTTGGATGCATTTTGAATTGCATGCAGGATCCCATGAAATTTGTCACTTTTAAAAATATGGTGCCAATAAGGAAATCTATTGATCAGATAACCTATCTTCTGCTGAATTTAGGTGACGATGCACCGTCAACTATGGTTGTAATAGGAGGGGGAGAGCCATTGCTTCAAAAGGAGGAAGTGCTGAAATTGACCGAATCCATAAAAACGAATACTGATTATGCAGTTATGCTTGCAACAAACGGTCCTCACCTTGATGAAAATTTTATTGACGAAGCAAACGAACTGAATCTGGATGGAATTATGATATACTACCCTTACTTAGTTGATGGCGGGTATAAATGGTATGCGGGATATGATAACGAAGATATGATAACGGCACTTAAATTGGTTAGTAAAAACTTTGAAGGTCTACAACTGGTTTCCTTATCTCCTTGGTTAGATACTGTGACATTTGAAAACGTATGCAAATTTTTATGCAAAATAAATCCGAATTTTCTCATAAAAATATTCTTCCACCCACGGTATCCCTCACACACGGAAGAGGAGTGGAAGAGTAGATATAATACTGCTAAAAGGATCGCATGGCGCTCCTCTCTTAGGGTAGAACAAACACGTGATTTTTCTATACAAAGCAAAAGTATAACATATCTAATGGAGGAAGACGAAAACGACAATGTGAAATTAATAAAGAGAAAAGAGTGGATAAAGAACAAAGGAAGCGATGAGTCATGGTTGAAAACTACTTAG
- a CDS encoding H4MPT-linked C1 transfer pathway protein — MMLGIDVGGANTKAATSDGSFVRLICAPLYRNKAMLPGVLADVKRGLEAEGNEIKVVGAVMTGELCGGFNTKRAGVLYIAKAVSDIFETPLFFNNDCAFKSSSSVAKGPFSFAATNWLASAQFLSEEYKNAIFVDIGSTTTDVIPIVGGKIKAKRTDFERLKSGELIYSGVLRTSVAALLTRIAIGGVEYRLSSEYFATTADVYIVLGYTGNDIYSHQITAGYSPSIRVIRGTHEEKGEDLRINAMRRLARVVCCDLEEIGAEGAVTIAKQVYEKQVEELVDSLKRVKEKYGLETVVSGGIGDFIVKKAVEFLRASLIPLSSSYGVDISAVFPAYAVAKLLEASSST, encoded by the coding sequence ATGATGTTGGGTATAGATGTGGGGGGCGCGAATACGAAAGCAGCGACTTCCGATGGGTCGTTTGTACGGCTGATTTGTGCTCCTCTCTATAGAAACAAGGCAATGCTCCCCGGCGTGTTGGCGGATGTGAAAAGGGGATTGGAGGCAGAAGGGAACGAGATAAAAGTAGTAGGGGCAGTGATGACGGGTGAGCTATGTGGCGGTTTCAATACAAAAAGAGCCGGTGTTCTCTACATAGCAAAGGCAGTCTCCGATATTTTCGAGACCCCTCTGTTTTTCAACAATGATTGCGCTTTTAAGAGCAGTTCATCCGTGGCTAAAGGCCCTTTCTCCTTCGCAGCGACCAACTGGCTGGCGTCTGCGCAGTTCCTGTCCGAAGAATACAAAAATGCGATATTCGTTGACATCGGGAGTACCACTACCGACGTGATACCAATCGTAGGGGGAAAAATAAAAGCGAAAAGGACCGATTTTGAGCGATTAAAATCAGGAGAGTTGATATATTCAGGTGTGTTAAGAACCAGTGTTGCTGCGTTGCTTACTAGAATTGCGATAGGGGGAGTGGAATATAGATTGTCATCCGAATATTTTGCTACCACTGCCGATGTTTACATCGTGCTCGGTTATACAGGAAATGATATTTACTCCCATCAAATAACCGCTGGCTATTCCCCTTCTATTCGTGTGATTAGAGGAACGCATGAGGAGAAAGGAGAAGACCTGAGGATAAATGCGATGCGAAGGTTGGCAAGAGTTGTGTGCTGTGATCTCGAAGAGATAGGGGCGGAAGGTGCCGTTACTATCGCGAAGCAGGTGTATGAGAAACAGGTGGAGGAGTTGGTTGACTCTCTGAAGAGAGTAAAAGAAAAGTATGGGTTGGAAACAGTGGTTTCGGGAGGAATAGGGGATTTCATCGTGAAAAAAGCCGTGGAATTTTTAAGAGCCTCTTTAATACCGCTTTCTTCCAGCTACGGGGTCGATATATCTGCCGTGTTTCCGGCGTACGCCGTGGCCAAGCTGCTGGAAGCTTCTTCTTCAACTTAA
- the priS gene encoding DNA primase catalytic subunit PriS — MNEKTKHFVARRFKAYYIAAAAKIRPPREFWQREWGFVLFDQHYPDKMVMRRHTALATETDFQSYLREYAPAHAYYSTAVYNDPTAEMAKKGWLGADLIFDLDADHIVSEADLSHYTYEELLALVKAETMKLLDFLTNDFGFADTELELAFSGSRGYHIHIATESVRGLGSRERREIVDYVMATGLEIKSFMVADTTEQEHTAEQPRKADMKLIPEGWGRRVHDGLLDFLHELAAMEDEQALQEIRTVGGLDRKKAQTILRIANDETVMHRIEKGQIPQFAKPIWTALTETVAKVVRVKSADRVDEPVTADIKRLIRLPGSLHGKSSLRANPLTVETFEDFDPLADAVVFTSKPVEICPLRDSTITLRGERYTIAKAEIESFPEFAAIYFLCRGAAELA, encoded by the coding sequence ATGAACGAGAAGACGAAGCACTTCGTGGCGCGCAGGTTCAAGGCGTACTATATCGCGGCCGCGGCAAAGATCAGGCCGCCACGGGAGTTCTGGCAGCGCGAGTGGGGCTTCGTGCTCTTCGATCAGCACTATCCTGATAAGATGGTGATGCGCCGGCATACTGCGCTCGCCACTGAGACCGATTTCCAGAGCTATCTCCGCGAGTACGCGCCCGCGCACGCCTATTACTCGACCGCGGTGTACAACGATCCCACGGCAGAGATGGCGAAGAAGGGCTGGCTCGGCGCTGACCTCATCTTCGATCTCGATGCTGACCATATCGTGAGCGAGGCAGACCTTTCGCACTATACCTACGAGGAACTCCTCGCGCTCGTGAAGGCAGAGACGATGAAGCTGCTCGACTTCTTAACGAACGATTTCGGATTCGCCGATACAGAACTAGAGCTGGCCTTCTCCGGCTCGCGCGGCTATCATATCCATATCGCCACCGAATCAGTAAGAGGGCTTGGCAGTCGCGAGCGGCGCGAGATCGTGGATTACGTGATGGCCACCGGGCTTGAGATCAAGAGCTTCATGGTCGCGGATACGACGGAGCAGGAACACACTGCTGAGCAGCCGCGGAAGGCCGATATGAAACTGATACCCGAAGGCTGGGGCAGACGCGTTCATGACGGATTGCTCGACTTCCTCCACGAGCTTGCCGCAATGGAGGATGAGCAAGCGCTGCAAGAGATACGCACGGTCGGCGGACTGGACCGTAAGAAGGCGCAAACAATCCTCCGCATTGCGAATGATGAGACCGTGATGCACCGAATCGAGAAGGGTCAGATTCCACAGTTCGCCAAGCCGATCTGGACCGCCTTGACCGAGACGGTGGCGAAGGTTGTCAGGGTCAAATCGGCGGATCGCGTGGACGAGCCGGTGACGGCGGACATTAAGCGGCTCATTCGCCTGCCTGGCTCGCTCCATGGCAAATCCAGTCTGCGCGCGAATCCACTGACCGTCGAGACCTTCGAGGATTTCGATCCGCTCGCCGATGCCGTCGTCTTCACCAGCAAACCGGTGGAAATTTGCCCGCTGCGTGATTCCACAATCACCCTGCGCGGTGAGCGTTATACCATTGCGAAAGCCGAAATCGAGTCCTTCCCAGAGTTCGCGGCGATCTATTTCCTCTGCCGTGGCGCTGCGGAACTCGCGTGA